TATTATTGAATATTGCACATTGCTAAGAAGCATCActgcattttataattttgaaataGTGAATTTGCCATGCTTTTTTGccagcaatttatttattttttacgtgTTTTATGCATTGCCACTTCTCCATGACACATTCCTGTACTCGGGTCCAACTGGGTGATGGGTAACGCTTGACCTCATAATGTCCAGCTGTATCATCTTTCTATGGGGCATTTTGTTGTGATGCTATCGCGTGATTTTCCATGTTGTAGTACAAACATCACGTAGATGCAAGCTTGTTGATCGCGATCCTGAGAGTTGACGTATACCTGAGAGGGACAAGTGTCCCTGTTTCCTCTCTCCGATTGGTCACCATCAATATCGACGTAATGCCGTGGGCGTGTCATTATGCAAGAACGCAAACTTTAAAGAGTTGTCAACAACAGGGGTCTCAAGACAAGACAGCCCCAGACTGAATAAAGAACTGCACGGGAGGATATACTGAAAACCTCTAAACTGAAAAGCTACGGCTACGGCTCTGACAATATACGACGTTTTTGTTTTGAGTTCGGATATTTTGATCTTCCAAGATGAAGTTTGTAAGGTATATAATGAGGAATGCTGCTATGCTAAATGCACCAAAGCATATTGACTACTACGCGAAATTTTCTCCATCGCCTTTGTCAATGAAGCAGTTTCTGGATTTCggtaagttaaattaaaaaaaaaattatgcaaaatatttttgcatgcAATATTGTCATTCCAAGGATGATGGTGCACACTGAGCGTGTGTATTGCACCATAACATGCTATATTCTTGTTTGTTATGAAATAATTTAGATTGGTTtattcatgaagatatttaaaaactataaatgCGAAAGTTCGCTCAAACACAATGTGCTTGACGCTCGAAAACAGTCGAGTTCCCTGGATGGGGTGGCCATAGTAACATTTCGCTGCTCGAGCGCTTTTTGTAAGGACTGTGATTATTTGTAACTTTAGCCTGCTATATTTACACACCATTTATGCACAAAAAgtgtactgttttattttatttatttatttttaaagtctttaaGGTTAGCTCATATTAGTGCACGAAACGAACCTCAGTCAAGTCCTGTCTTTGCTTTTCTTAATATCTGAGTTTTAGTTCAACTGTATTGCAGCAAAGTGGGCATTGAGCTGAGATTTCAGACTGTCACTTTGTCTTTTCAGGATCCACAAATGCGTGCGAGAAAACATCTTTCGCTTTCATCAAACAAGAGCTCCCGGTCAGACTGAGCAACAGTCTGAAAGAGATCAATCTTTTACCAGACCAACTGATAATGACTCAATCCGTTCAGCTAGTTCACAGCTGGTAAGTTCATGGGTTTTCATGATCAATCATGTATGTGTATTATTTTATCTAATGCACTGCTGAACATACTCATcattaaaatggtttattttacGCGCGTGCATTATGTAATGTGTTGCACGCCTCCTAACTGAACGATGAACTTTGCCCCAGTTTCTCAGCCTGATGTTTTCCAAGAAGAAGCCACTACTACTGTACATTACACACTCAGCAGTTTAAAGTTAAGAATCAAGCTCCATCCGGTTTCTATTAGGCTACAACTTGCATTTTAGGATTCAAGTTGTAGCCTAATCTTAGGAATCATCAAGCATTTCTTATCgttattatttttcttctacGGTAGGCTAGTTTATATTTTGGGGTTCTAGACCATGTGATATGAAGTTGTGGTGTAAATTGcttaaaacattttcttcaaaaaCGTGCTTGTGCATGCTTGCTTATGAGCATATGGTGTTGAAATGCCGTTGCAGACCCTCACTTGTTTACTAGACTGAGGGAACGCTTATGTAACGGATTCTGCGGTTCACTTCAGCAAGTGAAATATGAGAAGGTGCGGCGTAGCGGTGGCGCGCAGACTTGTTTTCGAGAACTGACTTGGAACAATAAGTTCTAGTGAGCTCGAGCAGAACAGCAAGGAGGGAAACTCTGCgaaataagacattttttaacatttaaaaaataaatgaggaAATTATTAATagctaatatattttaaaagttttaaatatagttttagtaattttagtatttaaatgtatttaagttctttttttaattttcttaatttttaattattgcatttttaaatttaaccaaaaaaacaacactgataaATGCTTAAAAATTGCAAATCTTTCCTGCAAGTGTGAAAACAATATAGGTTGAGGGTGTTATTGGAGATGAAAAAGTGTAATTGTAACTGTGCAGtggcattaataaaaaaaaacaaaaaaaaaacatgaatgtaTAGTAGTGTACAATCTTTCATTCCCTTTGTCTTCTCTCTTTACTTTCTAAGGTTTGTCCAAAGCCTGATGGACATCCTAGAATTCCAAGACAAGAGTCCCAATGACCCTAAAGTTCTTGCTGAGTAGGTTCTTCAATCTACATACATCATCTATCTCAGAATTTgaaagaaatattattaaaaagtacaaaacaGCAGGATTCATGGTGTTGTTTTGCTGTTTGTCTCCAAAGATTTGTGGACACTCTGGTGACCATCAGGAACAGGCACAATGATGTGGTACCCACCATGGCCCAGGGTGTCATCGAGTATAGAGATGCGTTTGAGGCAGATCCTGTAACATGTCAGAATATTCAGTACTTTCTGGACCGCTTTTACATGAACCGCATCTCCATTCGCATGCTCATCAACCAGCACAGTAAGTTAATCTTGTCCTGAATCTTTGAGCTAGTCCTGATACCTGGACTTGGCATCAATAGTCGCTTTCTCAGCACTTACAGGTCATTAGATCTTGAATAATCCGGCCTGCTCTAGTTTGAGTTAATTATTCATTGGATATGAGAGAATGATTAGCTTGCAGTACACCTCTAACCCTCTGTTCCCTTTTATTTCCTGCTCTATCTTTAGCTCTGATCTTTGATGGCTCCACAAATCCAGGACATCCCAGCAGCATCGGGTGCATTGACTCCTGCTGTGACGTCACAAATGTAATCAGAGGTGGGTGCTCTAGTGTGCTGTTATCGACTCGGAAAGCAAATATTACCTTAGCGTCAAGTGCAAATTCATTACTAACATCCTGTGTTCTGCTTCAGATGCATATGAGTGTGCTAAAATGCTCTGTGAGCAGTATTACCTCGGATCCCCTGAGCTGGAGCTTAGAGAGATAAACGGTGAGGAATCAAATACATTCTCCAGATGTTTTGGGActgcattaaaacatttaaattttgtcaGCAAACTGCATTATATTTTATGGTATTTGTTCTCTGTTGCAGCAAAGAACAAGTCACAGCCAATCGAGATATCCTATGTTCCTTCTCACCTCTACCACATGGTTTTTGAGCTCTTCAAGGTAGGCATGGTGCTTTATTTCTGCATAATACAGACGCATatggaataattaaatttagattaTAAATAAGTCATTCTTACATCTCTTCCACTCTAGAACGCAATGCGGGCGACTCTTGAGAATCATGAAACAAGCAGCACGTTGCCACCAATTAAAGTCATGATTGCTCTAGGTGGAGAGGACCTGTCAATCAAGGTAAATGAGAATTCCAATATGATGATGTTAGAGAACTTTGGCAGCGATAATATCTTTAACCTATAAAACTCTTCATTTGAAAATGAGGTCACGCCACCAATTCATTCTTCTCAATCATGGGTTCCTTCCTCACACTGTTACATTGCCCTAGATTCAGCGATAACTGATAACGTTATATAAACTGTCCTAAAGATTAATATTCTAACCACCCTTGATTGAGATCATTTGTTGCCATAAGCGGAAACCACCTAGTATTAACGATACTGTTAACCTTTGCCCTGCTGGTGGCTAAAGCATGAAACAAAGCAGACATTGAACCGCAATGCTATATCCATGCAGTAACAGTGTTTGTAGGATTATATTTATCTTCTTACAAATACACAGCAGTCAATCCCTCAGTCTTAGTCATGTAACCCACACATATTTATCATCTGATGTAACGCAGCTCACAAAACACGTCATTGTTCTCTAAACATTCATGTTTCATGTTCCAGATCTGTGACAGGGGCGGTGGCGTTCCTTTCAGGAAGATTGATAGACTTTTTAGCTACATGTATTCAACAGCACCCAGACCTACTATTGGTGACCATCAGCGGACCCCAATGGTAAGAGCGTAGGACACTTCATAATAGCATGTGCGcatgttttttcatttaaaacttAAAGTCAAACCTGCCTGTTGTTCCCTCAGGCTGGCTTTGGTTACGGCCTTCCCATCTCCCGCCTGTACGCACGCTACTTCCAAGGTGATCTCCAGCTTTATCCAATGGAGGGCTATGGTACAGATGCTGTAATTCAGCTGAAGGTAAAGAGATCTTCAAAAGGGTTAGCTTGCATAAAAACTAgatctcatgttgttccaaacctatatgagaTTTTTGCTCAGTTATAATTAAATTGGCTGCGTCAACATTATGCTAAACTTCTCCTTTTTTGTTCCTcaaaagaaagtaagtcatatgggtttggaacaatgaGTAAACCACGACTTTGCACTTTTAGGTgaaattttaaacaaacagcAAGATGGCAAATCATAATGAGAGTTTTGCTTACACTAATCTTATCTGTTGACATCCTGTCAACTTTGAACATTACATCTGTCAGTCTTCAAATCATTAATCCGCAGTCTTCTTCCCACAGGCCCTGTCTACAGATTCAGTAGAGAAGCTTCCAGTGTTCAATCAAACCGCCTTGCGCCATTACAAATTCAACCAGGAAGCTGATGACTGGTGCGTCCCGAGCAAAGAGCCGCTGAACTTAGCGGCGTACAAGGCTGCAAAGTGAAACACCAGAGCTGGTTGCCTTAAGGTTATGACAAAGGCCTTTAAGAGATTGCCAAGATAGGCTGCCATTGTGAATGCTCGCATTCGGGGACCAGTGACAGCATCTCCCAATGCTCTTTGAGTACTGTTGTCTGGGAACACTTAACTGCATGTGGCCAGAATTTAAGATGCCAAACAGTAGATTTCCTTAGTACAAAACAAGTTATTACTGTGGTACTGCTGAAGTTCAGCAAAAGCTCAGGGATGAAGAGTCCCGCGCGAGTGTTAAGGCCTGGAGGTGCGAGAGGTGATTAGATGCACGTGAACCTGATTGAAGCAGAGTGTTAAGTctaaaaacaggtggagagaaGTGTATGTATtgcaaagaaataaatactgaaGGCAGAAGAAATGTAGCTGGGATGAGAAATGAGACGCAAGGCATATTAGAGGTCAGAAAAAATGTATGAAACTTGAGAAGTGTCAAAATAAGGAAGATGTGGCCAAAGATGTATTTTTCCTCTCTAAAAGAGGCTGGACAGTTTGAAATCATACTTGATGTGTGATCAATACT
This portion of the Onychostoma macrolepis isolate SWU-2019 chromosome 19, ASM1243209v1, whole genome shotgun sequence genome encodes:
- the pdk2b gene encoding pyruvate dehydrogenase kinase 2b, which translates into the protein MKFVRYIMRNAAMLNAPKHIDYYAKFSPSPLSMKQFLDFGSTNACEKTSFAFIKQELPVRLSNSLKEINLLPDQLIMTQSVQLVHSWFVQSLMDILEFQDKSPNDPKVLAEFVDTLVTIRNRHNDVVPTMAQGVIEYRDAFEADPVTCQNIQYFLDRFYMNRISIRMLINQHTLIFDGSTNPGHPSSIGCIDSCCDVTNVIRDAYECAKMLCEQYYLGSPELELREINAKNKSQPIEISYVPSHLYHMVFELFKNAMRATLENHETSSTLPPIKVMIALGGEDLSIKICDRGGGVPFRKIDRLFSYMYSTAPRPTIGDHQRTPMAGFGYGLPISRLYARYFQGDLQLYPMEGYGTDAVIQLKALSTDSVEKLPVFNQTALRHYKFNQEADDWCVPSKEPLNLAAYKAAK